The Spirosoma foliorum genome has a window encoding:
- the atpF gene encoding F0F1 ATP synthase subunit B has translation MDLLTPDLGLLFWQVVVFLGLFLILRAFAWKPITESLNERENNIQSALDLAEKTRLEMTALKADNEKLLAQARSEREAILRGAKETADKMLADSRDKAESEGKRILEQARESMQNERQALVMQMKKEVVTLSLDIAEKVLRKELSDKSAQEKLVSDLVANSRLN, from the coding sequence ATGGATTTGCTTACTCCCGATCTCGGTCTTTTATTCTGGCAGGTGGTAGTGTTCCTCGGCCTGTTTTTGATTCTTCGTGCATTTGCCTGGAAACCTATTACGGAAAGCCTGAACGAGCGCGAAAACAACATTCAAAGTGCGCTTGATCTGGCCGAAAAAACTCGCCTGGAAATGACAGCACTGAAAGCTGATAACGAAAAATTGTTGGCTCAAGCTCGCTCGGAGCGGGAAGCAATTCTGCGCGGTGCTAAAGAAACTGCTGATAAAATGCTCGCCGATTCTCGTGATAAAGCGGAGTCGGAAGGCAAACGGATTCTGGAGCAAGCTCGTGAATCGATGCAGAACGAACGTCAGGCGTTGGTGATGCAAATGAAAAAAGAAGTTGTTACGCTGTCGCTTGATATTGCTGAGAAAGTTCTTCGGAAAGAACTTAGTGATAAATCAGCACAGGAGAAACTGGTGAGCGATCTGGTTGCCAATTCACGCTTAAACTAA
- the atpE gene encoding ATP synthase F0 subunit C, with protein MFAMLFSMLLEATGSVSVMGAAIGAGLAAIGAGLGIGKIGGSAMEGIARQPEAAGRIQTAMLIIAALIEAVALFAAVICLLVATA; from the coding sequence ATGTTCGCAATGTTGTTTTCTATGCTGTTAGAAGCTACGGGTAGTGTTTCGGTTATGGGTGCTGCTATTGGCGCTGGTCTGGCTGCTATCGGTGCTGGTCTTGGTATCGGTAAAATTGGTGGTAGTGCAATGGAAGGTATCGCTCGTCAGCCAGAAGCGGCTGGTCGTATCCAAACTGCCATGCTGATCATCGCAGCTCTGATCGAGGCCGTTGCTCTGTTCGCAGCCGTTATTTGTCTTCTGGTTGCTACAGCTTAA
- the atpB gene encoding F0F1 ATP synthase subunit A has protein sequence MMRSSIKKLLVATALILSSLVGAQAQEHSQEGEAHAQHEGKAAEHKGKFNVGEMIMHHIKDDHGWEFAHGVTLHLPVILYSKDRGLEVFSSSRLAHGEVYEGYKNEHGKIHRVDAEGKVDHEAKFYNFSITKNVASLLLSAVIMILVFSAVSSGYKKNKGKAPKGIQSFLEPIILFVRDEIAKPSIGPKYTKFLPYLLTLFFFILINNLLGLLPGAANLTGNIAVTLVLSVITFLIVTFSGNKHYWLHILKPTGVPVLLLPIMIPVEIVGVFMKPLSLMIRLFANITAGHIIILSLLGLIFMANHMGGMGTSIAISPVVLFFTLFLNLIELLVAFLQAFIFTLLTAMYIGSAVEEHHEADHGIGYEGAEAH, from the coding sequence ATGATGCGTTCGTCAATTAAGAAGTTATTAGTAGCAACGGCTCTCATTTTGAGTTCGTTAGTAGGCGCTCAGGCGCAGGAGCATAGTCAGGAGGGCGAAGCACACGCCCAACACGAAGGCAAAGCCGCCGAACATAAAGGGAAATTTAATGTAGGTGAAATGATTATGCACCACATTAAAGACGATCATGGTTGGGAGTTTGCACACGGTGTTACTTTGCATTTACCCGTAATTTTGTACTCGAAAGATCGGGGTCTGGAAGTTTTCTCATCATCACGGCTGGCTCATGGCGAAGTATACGAAGGGTACAAGAATGAGCATGGCAAAATTCATCGTGTAGATGCAGAAGGCAAGGTTGATCACGAAGCGAAATTCTACAACTTCTCAATCACCAAAAACGTAGCGTCCCTACTGTTGAGTGCCGTTATTATGATCCTGGTGTTTTCGGCAGTTAGCAGTGGCTACAAAAAGAATAAAGGCAAAGCTCCAAAAGGTATTCAGTCGTTTTTGGAACCTATCATTTTGTTCGTTCGGGACGAAATCGCCAAACCAAGCATTGGTCCTAAATACACAAAGTTTCTGCCTTATCTGCTGACGTTATTCTTCTTCATTCTGATCAACAACCTGCTGGGTCTGCTACCCGGTGCAGCTAACCTGACGGGTAACATTGCTGTTACGTTGGTGCTGTCTGTAATCACCTTCCTGATCGTTACGTTCAGTGGCAACAAGCATTACTGGCTGCACATTCTGAAGCCAACGGGTGTTCCGGTTCTTTTGCTGCCCATTATGATTCCGGTTGAGATTGTAGGCGTATTCATGAAGCCATTATCGCTCATGATCCGGTTGTTCGCTAACATCACCGCTGGTCACATCATCATCCTGAGTTTGTTAGGTCTGATTTTCATGGCCAATCACATGGGTGGTATGGGAACCAGCATTGCTATCAGCCCAGTTGTCCTGTTTTTTACCCTGTTTTTGAATTTAATCGAATTATTGGTGGCGTTTCTACAAGCGTTCATCTTCACACTGCTGACGGCTATGTACATCGGTAGTGCGGTAGAAGAACACCATGAAGCTGACCACGGTATCGGTTACGAAGGCGCAGAAGCGCACTGA
- a CDS encoding type II toxin-antitoxin system RelE/ParE family toxin, translating to MANRVTLTTYFESRYKRLVKKFVSLESELDDLIETISETPKTGEPLGSGLYKVRLASKSKGKGKSGGFRVITYLLTEAEEGIDIYLITIYDKSEESSIKKDVLLKIVETLFGE from the coding sequence ATGGCGAATAGAGTAACGCTAACGACTTATTTTGAGAGCCGATACAAAAGACTGGTAAAGAAATTTGTATCATTGGAAAGTGAGCTAGATGACCTCATTGAAACTATTTCAGAAACCCCAAAAACTGGCGAGCCGCTTGGATCAGGGCTTTATAAAGTTCGATTAGCCAGTAAGAGTAAAGGCAAAGGGAAAAGTGGCGGTTTTCGGGTAATTACCTATCTACTCACTGAAGCCGAAGAAGGAATAGATATTTATCTGATTACGATCTACGATAAATCGGAAGAGAGTAGTATAAAGAAAGATGTCTTACTCAAAATCGTAGAAACCTTGTTCGGCGAGTAA
- a CDS encoding AtpZ/AtpI family protein has protein sequence MENEPEQPNLKPSGSSDPLKKATEKTTSFVQFSGIAFQMLGTIGLGVWAGMKLDAWQQNRRPIWTIALSLTAIGASLYLFIRQLTKR, from the coding sequence ATGGAAAACGAACCTGAGCAACCCAACCTTAAGCCTTCTGGAAGTAGTGATCCACTAAAGAAAGCGACTGAAAAAACAACGTCGTTTGTTCAGTTCAGTGGCATCGCCTTTCAAATGTTAGGAACGATCGGCCTCGGCGTATGGGCAGGTATGAAACTAGATGCCTGGCAGCAAAACCGTCGACCTATCTGGACTATTGCATTATCTCTAACGGCTATCGGCGCTTCACTTTATTTATTTATCCGCCAGTTGACAAAAAGATAG
- the porW gene encoding type IX secretion system periplasmic lipoprotein PorW/SprE — translation MSRYFRHHLFLFYTVLTTLTVGLNSCSQYSTKPVSKGYHNLTAHFNAYVIARDEIAQAEQELFKKRQENYSQLLPILLPIDSIQTLSVKPQLDDAIKKASLIPERHQNSKWLDNAYILIGRARLLKQDLPNAIEVFKYVNTKGTNEDDKHTALVGLMRAYTEASDYTNALNVAEYLRNQPLNKINTRDFYLTKAYLHERQGEYATAVGILDATFPVLKKGEVTARLHLIAGQLYDLIGQPAKAVDHYRKVLKSRPTYDQSFYANLYAIQSNGLTGDQKRMAQSNETFEELLKDHKNADLKDKIYFTMGLLEARSGRTDKAIKLYSQSIQAAGSNTQQVPYTYLEIGKLYFEKKADYTHAKMYYDSALALLPKQSPDYATLLNRKKTLDEFVLYQITIRTDDSLLHLAQLDPAALDKQLNDVIAKQEKADKAQADLAKQIIDKATNGNINSVPGATNSNLQPGERWILYNPVNLSQGRQEFTSRWGNRPLEDNWRRSNKESSEAVAGVNSPVSGASPANSVNPNATLSTADVSGPVADLTSPAAGRKAKKDAMMAKIPFTKEAQTAANQRIENALYKLGKLYKFQLNQPADAIPTFEQLLTRYPNTLQKPEVYYLLYLSNEQLGKASSWKDKLLAEYPNTSYARLTGKAAAHTTDSEAQALKTYTAIYELYKTNPTEALARAETAMSGMAGTQLEDKLALLRVMLIGKVQNVDAYRQALNEFVRDYPGSQLLPRVKEMQTAADQATAKRK, via the coding sequence ATGTCCCGCTATTTTCGTCATCACCTCTTCCTGTTCTATACGGTCCTTACGACACTGACCGTTGGGCTGAATTCATGTTCGCAATATAGCACCAAGCCCGTCAGCAAAGGGTATCATAACCTGACAGCTCATTTTAATGCCTACGTAATTGCCCGCGATGAAATTGCCCAGGCAGAGCAGGAACTCTTTAAAAAGAGGCAGGAAAACTACAGCCAGTTATTACCCATTCTATTACCGATCGATTCTATACAGACACTATCGGTAAAACCACAGCTAGATGATGCAATAAAAAAGGCTTCGCTTATTCCCGAACGTCATCAAAATAGCAAATGGCTCGATAACGCATATATACTCATTGGCCGGGCGCGGCTGTTAAAACAAGACTTGCCGAACGCGATAGAGGTATTCAAATATGTGAATACCAAAGGAACCAATGAGGACGATAAGCACACGGCCTTAGTTGGTTTAATGCGAGCCTACACTGAAGCGAGCGACTATACGAATGCGCTGAACGTAGCCGAGTATTTGCGAAATCAGCCTCTCAATAAAATCAACACCCGCGACTTTTATCTAACAAAAGCCTACTTACATGAACGACAAGGGGAATATGCAACCGCAGTTGGTATTCTGGATGCCACCTTTCCAGTCTTGAAAAAAGGGGAAGTTACCGCCCGACTACATTTGATTGCAGGGCAATTGTATGATCTGATCGGCCAGCCTGCAAAAGCCGTTGACCACTATAGAAAGGTACTCAAATCAAGACCAACCTACGATCAGTCGTTTTATGCAAACCTCTACGCCATTCAAAGTAATGGCCTGACAGGCGACCAAAAACGAATGGCTCAGTCAAACGAGACATTTGAAGAATTGCTTAAGGATCATAAAAATGCAGATCTGAAAGATAAAATTTACTTCACAATGGGTTTGCTCGAAGCCCGCAGCGGCCGAACTGATAAAGCAATCAAACTCTATAGTCAGTCTATTCAGGCAGCTGGTTCAAATACTCAGCAAGTACCTTACACATATCTGGAAATTGGCAAGCTGTATTTTGAAAAGAAAGCCGACTACACTCATGCAAAAATGTACTATGATAGTGCATTGGCCCTATTACCCAAACAATCCCCCGATTATGCTACGCTCCTGAATCGTAAAAAGACATTGGATGAGTTTGTTCTCTATCAAATAACCATCCGAACCGACGACAGCTTGCTCCACTTGGCCCAACTCGATCCTGCAGCACTTGATAAACAGTTGAATGACGTAATTGCAAAGCAAGAAAAAGCAGACAAAGCACAGGCTGATCTGGCAAAGCAAATTATCGATAAGGCTACCAATGGCAATATTAATTCTGTACCCGGCGCTACAAACTCTAATTTACAGCCTGGCGAACGCTGGATTCTCTATAATCCGGTTAACTTAAGTCAGGGAAGGCAGGAATTTACATCTCGTTGGGGCAACCGTCCTTTAGAAGATAACTGGCGACGTAGTAATAAAGAGTCATCCGAAGCTGTAGCGGGCGTTAATAGTCCTGTTTCGGGGGCTTCGCCGGCTAATTCGGTAAACCCAAACGCCACCTTATCGACTGCGGATGTATCAGGTCCTGTCGCTGATTTAACCAGTCCAGCCGCTGGCCGGAAGGCGAAGAAGGATGCCATGATGGCCAAAATTCCGTTTACAAAAGAAGCACAGACGGCGGCCAATCAACGAATTGAAAATGCGCTTTACAAATTAGGAAAGCTTTACAAATTTCAATTAAACCAGCCTGCCGATGCCATTCCGACATTCGAGCAGTTGTTAACTCGCTATCCAAACACATTACAAAAACCAGAGGTATATTATCTACTTTATCTTTCAAATGAGCAGCTAGGGAAAGCTTCCTCCTGGAAAGATAAATTGCTGGCCGAGTATCCAAATACCTCTTATGCGCGTCTAACAGGTAAAGCGGCTGCTCACACAACCGATTCAGAAGCACAGGCCCTCAAGACCTATACAGCCATTTATGAATTGTATAAGACGAATCCAACGGAAGCATTAGCACGTGCCGAAACAGCCATGAGTGGCATGGCCGGTACGCAGTTAGAAGACAAATTGGCTTTGTTACGAGTTATGTTAATTGGCAAGGTTCAGAATGTGGACGCTTACCGTCAGGCCTTAAATGAATTTGTGCGTGATTACCCAGGCAGTCAGTTACTCCCCCGCGTAAAAGAAATGCAAACTGCTGCTGATCAGGCAACAGCGAAACGAAAATAA
- a CDS encoding penicillin-binding protein 1A, with translation MIEFAPGTYRTIIRNLWRYSLLSIVLLILYVLAVSYNFLWLFGGMPSLKALENPKSEEASEVYTADHQLLGKYYVENRTLIEISQVSPNVTSALLATEDARFIKHSGIDPRSLFRAIGGFLTFKDASSSGGGSTLTQQTAKNLFDTRQEELRGVLGNVPIIGLVIAKTKEWILAVRLERNYTKQEVMMMYLNTVSFGNNTYGIKTAAKTYFSKEPWNLNVEEAAMLVGMLKNPTFYNPRLSEERTRDRRNVVLSQMKKYKFLSDEQYFTYKNKPLKLDFSVENQNTGMAAYFRSVIKDDIKRWIRQYNEENPGAELDLYTSGLKIFTTIDSRMQAYAEEAVMTNMRDQQKKFYEHWRGRNPWVKKDDRTKKYIEIPGFIEDRAKRTTRYKQLKALYGTDDQAIWRDMRKPIKMKVFVYGGKRNEKDTTMSPLDSIRYYKRLLNTGFMSMDPRNGYVKAWVGGVSFKHMKFDHVRQSRRQPGSTFKPFIYLTAMDQGFVTPCSHLVDQPTTFAHGEDNNNGPAWTPKNSNGKYSYQSLSLREALGQSINTVSAQLIKKTRSEEVIKYAHEMGIESKDLRADPTLCLGTSDVSVYEMVSAYCAFANGGMRVRPMMLVQIQDKNGNVLKDFTPDAKQVISANRAYEMLHLMRGAVEEPNGTAKRLETQYKLLEGGNEIAAKTGTTSNYSDGWFMGMTQHLVSGLWVGGDDRSIHFRNIELGQGGRVAMPAWAVYMQKIYKDPTLTNYRPEPFRKPNNFKIDCGGYHIDSSQRYIPPKVVPEDEDEILQ, from the coding sequence ATGATTGAATTTGCCCCCGGAACCTACCGAACTATAATTCGAAATCTTTGGCGATACTCATTGCTCAGCATCGTTCTGCTGATTTTATATGTTTTAGCGGTTAGTTATAACTTTCTATGGCTCTTTGGTGGTATGCCAAGCTTAAAAGCGCTTGAAAACCCAAAAAGCGAAGAGGCCTCTGAAGTTTATACAGCCGATCATCAATTGCTGGGTAAATACTATGTTGAGAACCGGACGCTTATTGAAATTTCTCAAGTATCTCCTAACGTTACATCGGCGCTGCTAGCCACAGAAGATGCCCGCTTTATCAAGCACTCAGGCATTGATCCTCGCTCGCTTTTTCGGGCAATAGGTGGATTTCTCACGTTCAAAGACGCATCCAGTTCAGGTGGTGGCAGTACACTCACGCAACAGACAGCGAAAAATCTTTTCGATACCCGACAGGAAGAACTTCGTGGGGTATTGGGGAATGTGCCAATTATTGGCCTTGTCATTGCGAAAACCAAGGAGTGGATTCTGGCGGTTAGGTTGGAACGCAATTACACCAAACAAGAGGTCATGATGATGTACCTCAATACGGTGTCTTTTGGGAACAACACCTATGGAATCAAGACGGCGGCTAAAACCTATTTCAGTAAAGAGCCCTGGAATCTTAACGTCGAAGAAGCGGCAATGCTGGTTGGTATGCTTAAAAACCCAACATTTTATAACCCGCGTCTGTCTGAAGAACGCACAAGAGATCGTCGAAATGTTGTGTTAAGCCAGATGAAAAAATACAAGTTTCTGAGCGACGAGCAGTATTTCACTTATAAAAATAAACCGCTGAAACTTGATTTCAGTGTTGAAAATCAGAACACTGGTATGGCGGCCTATTTCCGGTCGGTCATTAAGGACGACATTAAACGGTGGATTCGACAGTATAATGAAGAGAATCCCGGTGCTGAGCTTGATCTTTATACAAGCGGGTTAAAAATTTTCACGACCATCGATTCGCGTATGCAGGCTTATGCTGAAGAAGCCGTGATGACCAACATGCGTGACCAGCAGAAGAAATTTTATGAACACTGGCGCGGTCGAAACCCTTGGGTAAAAAAAGACGATCGTACCAAAAAATATATTGAGATACCGGGTTTCATTGAAGATCGGGCCAAACGAACAACGCGCTATAAACAGCTTAAAGCGCTCTATGGGACAGATGATCAGGCCATCTGGCGTGATATGCGAAAGCCCATCAAGATGAAAGTATTTGTGTACGGAGGTAAACGGAATGAGAAAGATACGACCATGAGTCCGCTCGATTCCATTCGCTACTACAAACGGCTACTCAATACAGGATTCATGTCGATGGACCCTCGTAATGGCTATGTGAAGGCCTGGGTAGGTGGGGTGAGTTTCAAACACATGAAGTTCGATCACGTTCGCCAGAGCCGTCGCCAACCTGGTTCAACGTTTAAGCCATTTATTTACCTAACCGCTATGGATCAAGGTTTTGTTACGCCCTGTAGCCATCTAGTTGATCAGCCTACTACATTCGCTCATGGCGAAGACAACAACAATGGCCCAGCCTGGACACCCAAAAATTCGAACGGCAAATACAGCTACCAGAGTTTATCGCTACGAGAAGCACTAGGTCAGTCGATCAATACGGTTAGTGCTCAGTTGATTAAGAAAACCAGGTCGGAAGAGGTCATAAAATATGCGCATGAAATGGGCATTGAAAGTAAAGATTTACGAGCCGACCCAACGCTTTGTCTGGGCACCAGCGACGTATCTGTTTACGAAATGGTGTCGGCTTACTGTGCCTTCGCTAATGGGGGTATGCGTGTCCGGCCAATGATGCTGGTACAGATTCAGGATAAGAATGGCAATGTGTTAAAAGACTTTACGCCTGATGCCAAACAAGTTATCAGTGCCAACAGAGCTTACGAAATGCTTCACCTGATGCGGGGAGCTGTTGAAGAGCCTAATGGCACGGCTAAACGCTTAGAAACTCAGTACAAGCTATTGGAAGGTGGCAATGAAATTGCGGCCAAAACCGGAACAACCTCCAATTATTCAGATGGCTGGTTTATGGGTATGACGCAACATCTAGTGTCTGGATTATGGGTAGGTGGCGATGACCGTTCCATTCACTTCCGAAATATTGAACTAGGCCAGGGTGGTCGGGTAGCTATGCCAGCCTGGGCAGTATACATGCAGAAAATTTATAAAGACCCCACGCTGACAAATTATCGGCCAGAGCCATTCCGCAAACCCAATAACTTCAAAATTGATTGTGGGGGCTATCATATTGACTCTTCTCAACGGTATATTCCACCCAAAGTGGTGCCGGAAGATGAAGATGAAATTCTACAGTAA
- the uvrC gene encoding excinuclease ABC subunit UvrC codes for MPDFDYKKELTKVPHEPGVYRYFDATGEVIYVGKAKDLKNRVSSYFTNSKGHDRKTLRLVSQIRKIEFTIVHTEFDALLLENQLIKRYQPKFNILLRDDKTYPFVCVTNEHFPRVMTTRRIDRKLGTFYGPFANLKPMYTVLDMFSQLFTIRTCNFNLAQENIEAGKYKVCLEYHIGNCKGPCEGKQSEPDYNNDIEQVHHILKGNLKPAQEYFKGRMVEAANELAFEQAQKYKEKMDVLQRFQSKSTVVNPKIADADVFSIASDEVSAYINFMKVVNGTIVQTHTVEVKKKLDETDPDLLAMMIIEFREQYGSQAKEIISNIPLDVDLKAEVTVPQIGDKKKLLDMSLKNVLYFRRERQERAAAEATASASKKDRVLIRLKQDLQLKTLPNRIECFDNSNIQGTNPVSAMVCFIGGKPANREYRHFSIQTVVGPNDFASMYEVVTRRYTRVLTEGTDMPDLIVIDGGKGQLSAACDALKALDLYGKVPIIGIAKRLEEIYFPEDNLPLYIDKKSESLKLIQRIRDEAHRFAITYHRDKRSRNSLISELENVEGVGKKTAAKLLKHFKGVTKIREASFDEVAEVVGKDRATKLKEYFDIIQNG; via the coding sequence ATGCCCGATTTTGACTATAAAAAAGAATTAACAAAAGTGCCCCACGAACCTGGGGTTTACCGCTATTTTGATGCGACGGGCGAGGTGATTTATGTAGGTAAAGCCAAAGACCTGAAAAATCGTGTAAGTAGCTATTTCACGAACTCAAAAGGGCATGATCGTAAAACTTTGCGGCTGGTTAGCCAAATCCGTAAGATCGAATTTACAATAGTCCACACTGAATTTGACGCGCTCTTACTCGAAAATCAGCTCATTAAACGATACCAGCCGAAATTCAACATTTTGCTGCGTGATGATAAAACGTACCCTTTTGTTTGCGTCACGAATGAGCATTTTCCACGAGTTATGACAACTAGGCGTATTGACCGCAAATTAGGCACCTTTTATGGCCCGTTTGCCAACCTGAAGCCAATGTATACTGTGCTGGATATGTTCAGCCAGTTATTTACTATTCGTACATGCAACTTCAACCTAGCTCAGGAAAATATCGAAGCGGGTAAATATAAAGTTTGTCTAGAATATCATATTGGCAACTGTAAAGGGCCTTGTGAGGGCAAACAAAGCGAACCTGATTATAACAATGACATTGAGCAGGTCCATCACATTTTAAAAGGAAATCTGAAACCGGCTCAGGAGTATTTCAAGGGGCGCATGGTTGAAGCGGCCAACGAGTTAGCGTTTGAGCAAGCTCAGAAATACAAGGAGAAAATGGACGTTCTGCAACGATTCCAGAGCAAATCAACCGTTGTAAACCCCAAGATTGCTGACGCCGATGTATTTTCGATAGCCTCTGATGAAGTTTCAGCTTACATCAATTTCATGAAGGTCGTGAATGGGACTATCGTTCAAACGCATACGGTTGAAGTCAAAAAGAAACTCGACGAAACTGACCCTGATCTATTGGCCATGATGATCATTGAGTTCCGAGAGCAGTACGGTAGTCAGGCGAAAGAGATTATCTCAAACATTCCGCTTGATGTAGATCTGAAAGCAGAAGTGACCGTCCCCCAAATTGGTGATAAGAAGAAGTTGCTGGACATGTCTTTGAAAAACGTGTTGTATTTCCGGCGTGAACGGCAGGAGCGAGCAGCCGCAGAAGCAACAGCCAGCGCTAGTAAAAAGGATCGTGTACTGATTCGTTTGAAGCAGGATTTGCAGTTAAAAACGCTGCCTAATCGCATTGAGTGCTTCGATAACTCCAATATCCAAGGTACAAATCCGGTTTCGGCTATGGTGTGTTTCATAGGTGGCAAACCAGCCAATCGGGAATACAGGCATTTTTCTATTCAAACTGTTGTCGGCCCTAACGACTTTGCCAGTATGTATGAAGTTGTTACCCGTCGATATACTCGTGTACTGACCGAAGGCACCGACATGCCAGACCTTATCGTAATTGATGGTGGTAAAGGCCAATTGAGTGCTGCCTGCGATGCATTGAAAGCCCTGGACTTATATGGAAAGGTGCCCATTATCGGTATTGCCAAACGGTTAGAGGAAATCTATTTCCCCGAAGATAACCTGCCGCTTTACATTGATAAGAAATCGGAGTCACTCAAGCTCATACAGCGCATTCGTGACGAAGCCCACCGATTTGCCATTACCTATCACCGGGATAAACGCAGCCGAAATAGCTTAATTAGTGAACTGGAAAATGTAGAAGGAGTCGGCAAAAAAACAGCAGCTAAACTCCTGAAACACTTTAAAGGCGTGACTAAAATTCGAGAAGCATCCTTTGATGAAGTGGCCGAAGTGGTTGGAAAAGACCGGGCGACAAAGCTCAAAGAATACTTCGATATCATTCAGAACGGCTAG
- the porN gene encoding type IX secretion system ring protein PorN/GldN — MTQIKTIRFAGVLAVAALALAGENALAQEKANSAVNANSVRGINENDIMMKKTLWRRIDLKEKQNQSMFSKNNEISKYLMEAVKAGLIDAYTSDSCTTKISPEKFHENLLIPNTGGGLSKEEIAAGFTEEGKGKSDGWDAPKKDDKKKADDGWGAPKKAAEPADDGWGAPKKKSAIVKGKGKKGKTTVPAPVVEPKKDTVAVAQAPVLSGDEYFPKELNILEIKEDWIFDRKRSRLYYDIQTVTLLLPADKNTAGYEKPIASFKYKDLDKLFRSDPKKFIWYNPQNQAQHKNLADAFDLRLFYGRITKVANPGDTDLVGMYGDREGLLKSYQTEYELMETEHSLWEY; from the coding sequence ATGACACAAATTAAAACGATACGATTTGCTGGTGTGCTGGCGGTAGCAGCGCTGGCGTTGGCAGGGGAGAATGCCTTGGCTCAGGAAAAGGCGAACAGTGCTGTGAATGCAAATTCGGTTCGTGGAATTAACGAGAATGATATTATGATGAAGAAGACCCTTTGGCGTCGGATTGACCTAAAGGAGAAACAGAATCAGTCGATGTTCTCGAAGAATAACGAAATCTCGAAGTATTTGATGGAAGCTGTGAAAGCTGGTCTTATTGACGCCTACACAAGCGATTCATGTACGACGAAAATATCTCCTGAGAAATTTCACGAGAACCTGTTGATTCCAAATACAGGTGGTGGCTTGTCGAAAGAAGAGATTGCTGCAGGTTTTACCGAAGAAGGTAAAGGTAAAAGCGATGGCTGGGATGCCCCTAAAAAGGACGACAAGAAAAAAGCTGACGATGGTTGGGGTGCTCCTAAAAAAGCCGCTGAACCAGCAGATGATGGCTGGGGTGCTCCTAAGAAAAAATCGGCGATAGTTAAAGGAAAAGGAAAGAAAGGTAAAACTACTGTTCCAGCTCCTGTTGTAGAACCGAAGAAAGATACGGTAGCAGTTGCGCAAGCACCCGTTCTTTCTGGTGATGAATATTTTCCAAAAGAGTTGAATATCCTGGAAATTAAAGAAGACTGGATTTTTGACCGAAAACGTTCTCGTCTGTATTACGATATTCAGACTGTAACACTTCTGCTTCCTGCGGATAAGAATACAGCTGGTTACGAGAAGCCTATCGCTTCGTTCAAGTACAAGGATTTAGACAAGCTGTTCCGTAGTGATCCTAAGAAGTTTATCTGGTATAACCCACAAAATCAGGCACAGCATAAAAATCTTGCCGATGCCTTTGATCTCCGGTTATTCTATGGTCGGATTACGAAAGTAGCTAACCCAGGTGATACTGATTTAGTTGGTATGTATGGTGATCGGGAAGGTTTGCTGAAATCGTATCAAACCGAATACGAATTGATGGAAACTGAGCATAGTCTCTGGGAATACTAA